Below is a genomic region from Ferrovibrio sp. MS7.
ACCAGACCCATGGCATCGACGATATCCGCATCCTGGCCTATGCGGCGCAGAAGCGGGTACCTGCCTGGGGCGACCAGTTCACGCTCGACCGTCTGACCAAGAAATTCAGCTACTGCTTCCACACTGTCGGCGGCTATCCGGCGATCCTTGAGCAGAAGTTGATCAACGGTCCGTTCCAGGTCGGTGCGCTTAACATCACGCCGATCCACCAGGATCATGGCTCGATGCATTCGCTCGGCTTCCGCTTCAACGATACGCTGGCCTATTCCAACGATGTGGTGAATCTGGACGACGAAGCCTTCGAGAAGCTGCGTGGCGTCAAGGTCTGGATCGTCGATGCGCTGCGTCACAAGCCGCATCCGACCCATGCCCATGTTGCCCGCACGCTGGAATGGATCGAACGCGTGAAGCCGGAACGCGCCATTCTCACCAACATGAATTTCGAGGTTGATTATGCCTCGCTCAAGGCCGAACTGCCGCCGCATGTCGAGCCAGCCTATGACGGCATGGTGATCGAATGCTGAAGACCATCTGGGCTGTTTCCGAACGTGGTGCCGTCGGCATGCAGAGCCAGGCGCTGGGCCTCGGCGAAGCCCTGTTCGCCGGCGGCGGCTTCGAGGCGCCCAAGGTGTATGAAGTGGCTTTCCGCTGGCCCTATACCTGGGCGCCGATGACGCCGGCCTTTGCCAGCATCAAGGCCCTGACCGCGGATACCGCTGCGCCGTTCGAGGAAGCCGCGAAGAACGCCCAATGGCCCGACCTGCTGATCACCTGCGGCCGCAAGTCGGCCTTGCTGGCGCTGGCGGTGAAGCGGATGAGCGGTGGCCGCACGGTCTGCATTCATGTGCAGGATCCGAAATCCGATCCGCGCCATTGGGACCTGCTGATCGTGCCCGAGCATGACCGTGCCCGGGCGCCGAATGTGCTGGTGTCGAAAGGCGCGCTGCACCGTGTCACCCGTGCCAAGCTGACCGCCTCGGCCGAAGCGCTGGCGCCACAGCTTGAACAGATTCCGTCGCCGCGCCTGGCGGTACTGGTCGGCGGCAACAACCGCTACTACACGCTGGATACGGAATGGATGGCCGGCTTCGTGGCGCAGCTTCGCCAGGCGACACAGCAAGGGCAGGGTGCCTCCTGGGGCATCCTCGCCACCATCTCGCGCCGCACCGGCGAGGCCGAGACCAATATCCTGCGCGGGGGCCTGGCCAGCATGCCCGGCACGTATCTATGGGATGGCACGGGACCGAACCCGTATTTTGGCTTTCTCGGCCTGGCCGATGCCATTCTTGTTACCTGCGATTCCGTGTCGATGATTTCCGAGGCCTGCGCCACCGGCAAGCCGGTCTACGTCGTCCGGCTGCCTGGGAATTCCAAGCGTTTCGACGCTTTTTTCGAGAATCTGCGCCGCCGCGGCCTGATCCAGTGGTTTGATGGCCATATCGCGCAATGGGAAAATACCCGGCTCGACGATATGGACCATATTGCGGACGAAGTGCGGGAGCGTCTAGGTTGGCGCTGATGCGCGCCCTATTGCTGCTCCCGCTGCTGCTTGCAGCCCTGTTCATTGGGGCCGGGCCGGTATTGGCCCAGGCACCGCAGCCATCGCTGACCCGGGTATCCGACCCGCCGCTGCTGCAATACCGCTATGTGCCGAGCTTCGTGCCGGAACTGCCGCGCAAGCGCGAGATGAACGGTCTCTACCGCAACGACCTGACGGCGTTGCGCGATCAGATCCTGGCCGAGAATCAGCGCGGCCATGAGTTGCCGTGTTCTTCGCAGATCCTCGAGGAAGCGCGCTGGCTGATGAACTACACCGGCGACAAGGCCGGCCTCGAGCGCCGTCTGGCCGATTTGCGCGAGAGCCTGAAACAGGCCGACCAGCGCTTTGCCTTCGAGCAGCAATCGGGCGAGGGCGGCTGGGGCGCCTGTTTCAAGGCCTGGTATCTGCGGCTGCATGCCAGCGTCGATCCGCTGAAAGAACTGATCCATGCCGGCAAGACGCCGCAATACCCCTTCCGGCTGCTGACGCCGGTGAACACGCCGGAAAAGCTGCGCGCCAAGATGCAGGAGCTGCTGATTTCCGATCTGGGCGCCGGCACCAACGACAACCGCAAGGAACTGAACCTGGTGGTGACGGCTTTGGCGCAATTGCTGTTCCTGCCGGGTATGGAAAAAGTGCTGCCGGCGGACCTGCCGCGCAATGAGCTGGCTGCCGCCTTGCGCGATTTCATCGACAATCACTGGCAGGACCCGGAAACCGGCTTCTGGGGCGCCTGGTACCGGGTGAATGGCGAGATCAAGCGTACCAACGACCTGTCCATTACCTTCCATGTCATCAGCTACCGCGATGACCGGCCGCCGCGCATGCGGCTGCTGGCGGATACGCTGTTTGGCATCCGCACCCAGCGCTATCCCTATGGCTGGCGCGACCAGGGTACCCAGAACAACCACCATGCCTATGACGTGGTGCGGCTGCTGCGCCGGGCCTGGCCAGATATGACCGAGGAACAGCGTCGGCGCTCCGAGGCCGAACTGGCGATCATGCTGTCGCGCTCGCTGGGCGTCTCGATCGACGACAATGGCCGTTTTTCCGACGATCCCTATAACAGCGTCGCGGAAGCCTATTATTTTGGGGTGTCGTTCCTCGACGAGATCGGCTTTTTCCGCAAGAGCCGGCGCTTCTGGACGCCGCTGGCGGTCACCGACGCGGAATCGCTGCGAGTGGCCCTGATGGCGAGCCTGAACAAGCTTGACCCGACCAATCCCATGGCGGCGGCGGCCAAGCGCAAGCTGGAAGCCAGGGATTAACCTATGCGGCTCAACGCCGCTGGCGCATGACCTCGACGCGGTCCATGCGGTTGCGCAACTCGGCGACATCGGCCGCCGTAATTTCGCTGTCGACCGCCAGGGAGGTCAGGCCGCTGATTAGGGTCATGCTGCGCCGGGCCAGCTCGTTCATATGGGTTTCGTGCTGCATG
It encodes:
- a CDS encoding MBL fold metallo-hydrolase, producing MKSIILGCGASTGTPRIDGAWGACDPNEPRNRRSRCSIVVEEGDTRVLVDTSPDLRQQFLSNGLTWVSAVVWTHDHADQTHGIDDIRILAYAAQKRVPAWGDQFTLDRLTKKFSYCFHTVGGYPAILEQKLINGPFQVGALNITPIHQDHGSMHSLGFRFNDTLAYSNDVVNLDDEAFEKLRGVKVWIVDALRHKPHPTHAHVARTLEWIERVKPERAILTNMNFEVDYASLKAELPPHVEPAYDGMVIEC
- a CDS encoding mitochondrial fission ELM1 family protein, whose product is MLKTIWAVSERGAVGMQSQALGLGEALFAGGGFEAPKVYEVAFRWPYTWAPMTPAFASIKALTADTAAPFEEAAKNAQWPDLLITCGRKSALLALAVKRMSGGRTVCIHVQDPKSDPRHWDLLIVPEHDRARAPNVLVSKGALHRVTRAKLTASAEALAPQLEQIPSPRLAVLVGGNNRYYTLDTEWMAGFVAQLRQATQQGQGASWGILATISRRTGEAETNILRGGLASMPGTYLWDGTGPNPYFGFLGLADAILVTCDSVSMISEACATGKPVYVVRLPGNSKRFDAFFENLRRRGLIQWFDGHIAQWENTRLDDMDHIADEVRERLGWR